In Aquila chrysaetos chrysaetos chromosome 17, bAquChr1.4, whole genome shotgun sequence, one genomic interval encodes:
- the POLR2F gene encoding DNA-directed RNA polymerases I, II, and III subunit RPABC2, whose amino-acid sequence MSDNEDNFDGDDFDDVEEDEGLEDLENAEEEGQENVEILPSGERQQANQKRITTPYMTKYERARVLGTRALQIAMCAPVMVELEGETDPLLIAMKELKARKIPIIIRRYLPDGSYEDWGVDELIITD is encoded by the exons ATGTCTGACAACGAGGACAA CTTTGACGGGGACGACTTCGATGATGTGGAGGAGGATGAAGGCCTGGAGGACCTGGAGAACGCGGAGGAG GAGGGACAGGAGAACGTGGAAATCCTTCCCTCGGGAGAGCGGCAGCAGGCGAACCAGAAGCGGATCACTACCCCCTACATGACCAAATACGAGCGAGCCAGAGTCCTGGGCACTCGTGCCCTCCAGATAGC GATGTGTGCCCCTGTGATGGTGGAGTTGGAAGGAGAGACGGACCCCTTGCTGATTGCCATGAAAGAACTCAA AGCACGCAAGATCCCCATAATCATCCGTCGTTACCTACCAGATGGGAGCTATGAAGACTGGGGTGTGGATGAGTTAATTATCACAGACTGA